GCTGCCTTCGCGCAGCGGGTCGGTGACCAGCGTATCGCCGTACAGCAGGTCGAGCGGATCGCCGCTGCCGTCCTGCGCGACCCCGCTGCCCAGGAACTGGCGCACGGCCACCCCCAGCGGCGCCCCTGGCGTGGTGCGGAACACGCCGACGCCATGCTCGCGCAGCCCCAGCGCGTCGGCCTCGTCGAGGAGGAAATCTTCCGGCAGGGTCAGCCAGACGTGCGCGTGCGGGCGCGCGAACTGGCGGATCTGGTAGGTGTACAGGCGCCGGTTCCCGACCGGCAGGAACGCGGGCGGAATGCGGCCGAACTCCGAGGCCAGCTCGCTTTCCACATAAGCGCCGGAGGTGATGAGCAGCATTTACGCACCTGTCTTCTCGAGCGCGAGCAGCGCGTGGATGTCCGACAGCGAGTGGCGCAGGAACTCCGACGGACGGATCGATTTATCATCGACGTAGAAGCCTTCCCGCCCGCACCACGGCTTGCCGACGTGGATTTCGTCGAACGGCACCGCGTGTTTTTCGAGCCAGGCGACGATGACGGGCAGCGTGTAGGCGTTGATCTTGCCGATGTTGCCGTCATAGGTGCGCACGTTGCGGCTGGTGCTGATGACGATCTCGAAGCCGTCCGCCTGGTACTCGCGCAGGCGGGCGACGAGGGCGAGGTTGGGCAGCGCGTTCTCGTACCCGTCCTGGGCGGAGAGCGTAATGGTGTCGTCGAGGTCGATGATGAGCCGTTTCATGCTGCCAGCATAGCCCGCACGATCTGGCGCTTTGCTGATCCACGTCTATCGTGTGGAGGAACTCATGGCTTCGAGTTCGGATACGTCGATCTCGCGTACCTGCCCGTGTTCGAGGCGCAGGAAGCGGCGGCAGTAGCGCTTCAGGGCTTGCATGTCGTGCGAGGCGAACACGAAGATGCGCACGGTGGCGATCAGGGCTTCCATGCGCTGCGCGGCGCGGGCCTGGAATTCGGCGTCGCCGGCGCCGAAGATCTCGTCGACCAGCAGGATGTCGGGCCGGGTCGAGGTCGCCACCGCGAACATCAGGCGCGTGGCCATCCCGGTGGAATAGGTGCGCACCGGCAGGCGCAGGAAGGGGCCGAGCTGGGTGAAGGCCTCGATTTCCGCCATGCGCGCGCGGATTTCTTCCTGGCGCAGGCCGAGCAGCAGGCCCATGCGCTGGATGTTTTCGTAGCCGGACAGCTCGTTGTCCATGCCGGCGCCGAGTTCGAACACGGTCGCGACCCGGCCCTCGCGCAAGACGCGCCCGGCGGCCGGCCGGTAGACCCCGGCCATGGTGCGCAGCAGGGTGCTCTTGCCGGCCCCGTTGTGGCCGACCAGGCCGACCGCGTCGCCGTCGTCCAGGCGAAAACTGACGTCGCGCAGCGCGGTCACGATCTGCACCCCGGCGGCGCGCTCGATCCGTCCGCCGGTCGAGATGCGCGCCAGCTGGCTGCGCAGCGACTTGGCGCGCACGTCGTAGACCGGGTACTGCACCGTCACGTCCGTCAATTCGAGGCGCGCCATCGTCATCGCTCCGTTACAGCCAGTAGGCGATGCGGTCGCGCTTGGCGTTGAACAGCCACAGCGTGAAGGCCCAGCCGGCCAGCGCCATCAGGCAGACCGCCAGCACCACGAAGCCGGGCGGCGCCGCGCCCAGCAGCGGATAGCGCACGATCTCGATCAGGTGGCTGAGCGGATTGAGCCAGACGAAGCGGCCGTTGAAGGGCAGGTAGCTGGGGCGGTAGAACACGGGACTCAGGAACATCAGCAGCGGCATCGCCGCGCCGATCACGTATTCGAGGTCGCGGTAGCGCGCACCGAGCATGGCGAACAGCAGCGCCATCCAGAACAGGTTGAGCGCGACCAGCAGCAGGCCGGGGAGGGCCAGCAGCGTGACCCAGCCGACCGGCAGCCGGAAGATCAGGACCACGGCGACGAATACCGGCAGGTTGTGCAGCAGGTTGATCAGGTGCTTGAGCAGCGTCTGGATCGGCGGCATCGACAGCGGGACGCTGAGGTTGCGCAGGATCGCGCCCTGGCGCCAGTAAGTAGTGGTCGCCTCCAGGATGCAGGCGCTCAGCAATTGCCACATGATCAGGCCGGCGGTCAGCGACGGGACGAAGACGGCGCGGTCCATGTGCAGCAGCTCGCTCCACACCAGCCCCAGGCCGAGGGTGCCGGCGGCGGTGCCGAGCGTGATCCAGAAGGGGCCGAGCACGCTGCGGCGGTAGCGCGCGCGCAGGTCGCCGGCGGCCATGAAGGCGATCACGTGCAGCAGCCTGGCGGCGCGATGGAGGTCGGCGAGCGCCGGGCCGGCGGCCGTCCTGCGGGCGGTCATGAACATGGGGCGGTGGCGAAGTGGCGGCTGGAAGCGCCGATTCTCCGGCAGCCGTACCCGATTCGACTGATCTTGCGCAATCTCGGGCGATCGAGCTGCAACCGCCGCGCCGCGCCGCGCTCTTAACTCATGTTTGAACCAGCGGATCGAGCGGACGACCGGAGGAGCGGCAATGAGCGAGCACCTGACCCAATACGCGCGCATGCAGAAGGCGTACTACGACGAGGCGCCGCTGGCGGTCGAGGACATCGTCGGCAACTACGAGTTTCACGAGAACTTTCCTTACGAGACGCACCTGCTGCACCGCTACGGCGACATCCGCAAACCCGTGCTGCCCGATGCGGCCCGCGCGCGCGGCTTCGAGATCGGCTGCGGCGAAGGGCGCATGGTGCGCCGCATGGCGCGCCTGCTGGCGCAGGTCGACGGCGCCGACATCTCGGAAAAGATGGTGCGGGCGGCGCGCGCACGCACCCCCGGCGCCGAGATCTTCCTCAGCGCCGGCGCCGACTGCGGCGCCGCAGCGTCGAGCAGCTACGATTTCGCCTACTGCGCCATCTCGCTCCAGCACATCTGCGTGCACGACACGCGCGCCCGCATCCTCGACGACATCGTGCGCATCCTGAAGCCGGGCGCCTGCGCCACGCTGCAGTTCTTCTTCTCCAAATACTATCCGTATTGCCGCACCGCGGCGCCGCCGGTCAACGAAGCCTTCCTGGTCGACGTCCACCACCTCGACCGGCGCCATGCGCGCTGGTTCGAAAACCGCTGGGACGCCGCCGCCACCAACAGCGCCTGCGACGTCGCCTTCGGTACCCAGGACATTCCCGAGGTGCTGGCCGATTTCCGGCGCTGGTTCGGGCACGCCGAAGTCTGGTTCCACGACCTCTCGATCGGCCGCCCTGAATCGCGCGGCAGCGGCCGTCCGGCGCTGCTGGCGCCGACGCACCCGAACTGCCACGGCTGGGAAGACACCTGGTTCACCCACATGGCGTTTTTCCACCTGCGCGAGCCCCGCAAATGAATGCCGGCGCCCTGGTCAGCTGTTGCATCGTCTGTTACCACAACAGGCCGGAACAGGTCGAGCGGCTGCTGGCCAGCGTCACCACGGCGCCGCCGGACATGCGGGTCTACCTGGTCGACAATTCGCGCACCGATGCCTTGCGCGACCTGGCCGCGCGCTTTCGCGTGCACTACCGCCACCAGCCCGACAACCCCGGCTACGCGCGCGCGCACAACTGGGCCCTGTCGCTGGCGGCGGCGGCCGGTCACGCCTATCACCTGGTGCTCAATCCCGACGTGCAGATTCCGCTCGACGCGATCGGCAAGCTGCTGGCCTACATGGAGCAGCACCCGGATGTCGGCATGGTGGCGCCGCGCGTGCTGTACCCGGACGGGCGCCTGCAGCCGCTGTGCAAGCTGCTGCCGCATCCGGCCGAACTGCTGGTGCGCCGTTTCTGCCCGCTGCTGCACCGATCGAGCGGACGGCTGGCGCGCTATGAATTGCACGGCACCGGCTACAACCGCGTGATGGACGTGCCGGCGCTGTCCGGCTGCTTCCTGCTGATGCGGGTCGACGTGGTGGCGCGCGCCGGCCTGTTCGACGAACGCTTCTTCCTGTATTTCGAGGACGTCGACCTGTCGCGCCGCGTCGGCCGCATCGCGCGCACCGTGTTCGTGCCGCACGTGAGCATCGTGCACGCCTACGCCAAAGGCTCGTACCACGAATGGCGCCTGTTGTGGCACCACCTGGTGTCGGCGGCGCGCTACTTCAACAAGTGGGGCTGGCTACGCGACGCGGAGCGCGACCAGGTCAACGCGCGCGCGCTGCGTGCGCTCGGGCTCGCGCGCCCGCGCGACGCCAGCCCGGCCGAGACGGACCTGCAGCCATGACGGGACGCCCCCTGGTGCGCGCCTTCGAAGGCGCACGCGGCCTGGCGGCCTTGCTGGTGGCGCTGTTCCACTTCGGCCTGGCCGAGCCGCCGATCGTGCGCGTCCGCGCCGGCTATCTGTTCGTCGACCTGTTCTTCGTGCTGAGCGGCTTCCTGATCTGCGCGGCGTATGCGGGCAAGCTCGATCGTCCGGCATCCCTGCCGAGCTTCCTGGTGCGCAGGATCGGGCGCCTGCTGCCGCTGATGCTGGTGGCGACCCTGGCCTATCTGCTGCTGGCGAACGTGGCCATGCTGGCGCATCAACGGCTCGATGGCGCGGCCGGTGCGGGATGGTTCACCATCCGGCCGCCGCTGTCCGAGTGGCTGGCCACCCTGACCATGACCCATTCGCTGGGCTTGTTCGATCACGTGATCATGAATTATGCGACGTGGAGCATCAGCACCGAGTTCTATGCCTACATCGCCTTCGCCGCGCTGTGCCTGCTGCTGCGCGGGCCGGCGCGGTTGGCCGGGTTCGCCGTCATGGCGGTGCTGGCGTATGGAGTGAGCATCTGGGCCAGCGTCCACGTGCGCGGCTGCCTGGCCGGAGGCGGCTGCATGGACCTGACCTTCGACTACGGCTACTGGCGCTGCCTGGCCGGCTTCTTCCTGGGCGCCACGCTCAGTGAGGTGCGCATCCGCGGACCGGCGCGGGCCCGATCGCAAGGGCGCAGGCTGGCGCTCGGCCAGGCTGCCAGTCTGGCCGCACTGCTGGTCATGTTCCTGCTGGTTGCGCGCGTGCCGGCCGCGGCGCTGGCGGCGCCGCTGTTGTTCGGCTTGCTGCTGCTGAGCATCCGCGCCGATGCGGGACCGCTGGCGCGGCTGTTCGGCGCGGCGCCGCTGCAGTTGCTGGGCCGGTATTCGTATTCGATCTACCTGATGCATCCCGTGATCCTGCTGGGCTGGAATGCGGGGCGGAGGTATGCGGAAGGGAGCCTGGCGCGGCTGGCGTTCCTGGCCGGCTACGTGGCGCTGGTGCTGGTGGTGTCGCGGTGGACGTTTCGCTGGGTCGAGGACCCGATGCGGCGCCGCTTCAACCGCTTCGCGGCGCGGCGTTTCGGCACGCGCGCCGCCGCGGAACCGTCCGCAGCGGGCGCGCAATGAGCCTGCGCTCAGCAGTTCTGCAGCGGACGGCGGGCGTACCAGCCGAAGGTGAGGATCAGCAGGTAGCACACGGCCGGCACGATCAGCGCCAGGCGCAGGCTGGTCTGGTCGGCGGTGAAGCCGGTGAGCAGCGGAACGATGGCGCCGCCGACGATGGCCATGCAGATCAGGCCCGAGCCTTCGGCTGCGCGTTCGCCCAGGCCTTCCGAGGCCAGGCTGAAGATGGTCGGGAACATGATCGAGTTGACCAGGCCGATCGCCAGCAGCGACCAGCCGGACAGCGCGCCGGTGCTGGTGGCGGAGATCAGCAGCAGCAGCGCGGCGATGCCGCCGGCCGAGGCCAGCACCTTGCCCGGCGAGCAGATGCGCAGGATGTAGGCGCCCAGGAAGCGGCCGACCATGCCGCCGCCCCAGTACAGCGACACGTGCTTGCCGGCGGCTTCCGCGCCCAGGCCCAGCACGTCATGCTGCATCAGGTAGTTGGCGATCAGCGAGCCGACCGCCACTTCGGCGCCGACGTACAGGAAGATGCACAGCATGCCGAAGGCGAAGCGGGTGCGCTTGAGCAGGCTGAACGGGTTCGACTTGCTGCCTTCCGGGCTGGTCTGCTCGACCAGCTTGTTGCGGTTGAACCAGACCAGCAGCGCGACCACGGCCAGCGCGATCGCCAGGCCGAGGTAGGTGTGCACCACCACCTGGCTTTCGGCGGCGCGGTAGGTCGCCAGCGCCTCGGCGCCCAGGGTCGACTGGTCGACCTTGGCCAGCGAGCCGAGGATCAGGATCGAGCCGATGTAAGGAAACACCGTGGTGCCGAGCGAGTTGAAGGCTTGCGCGAAGGTCAGGCGGCTGTGCGCGGTCTGCGGCGCGCCCAGCATCGAGATCAGCGGGTTGGCCACGACCTGCACGATGGTGATGCCGGCCGCCAGCACGAACAGGGCCAGCAGGAAGGTCACGAACTTACCCGACGACGATGCCGGGATGAACAGCAGGCAGCCCACGGTCATGGTCAGCAGGCCGACCACGGCGGTGCGCATGTAGCCGATGCGGCGCACGATGGTCGCACCCGGCAGCGAGACGATGAAATATGCGGCAAAGAATGCCGACTGCACCAGCATCGCCTGGGCATAGGTCAGGGTGAACAGGTCTTTCAGTTTGGGGATGATGACGTCGTTCAGGCTGGTGATGCCGCCGAAGATGAAGAACAGCGCGAAAACAAACACGCGCAGGCTGCCGACGTTCGTATTGGCATTGGCGGCGCCGCTCTGGGCGGCGCTGGCAGGTTGGCCGATTTGCATGGGGTGATCCAGGTGGTTGCAAGGGTGCCTGGCGCCGCGGCGTCAGGCTGGGGTAAGAATATTACAACGCTTTTCTGAAACATGGTCAGCAAAGCAACTGTATTTTTTGAAATCTTCGGGTGCCGATCGATCGCAAACCGAGCGGCAGGCCGGATGAGGAAGGAAAATTACAGCGGCTGGAGCGGAATCATGCCCGGTACGCTCGCCGGCGTCGAGCACGGTTCCTCATCAAAAGCGATGTCGCCGTTCGGATTTTCGATCCCGTCGGTTTTGAGTTCCGTAAAGCCGAACAGGTCGCGATCCATCAGGTGCGACGGCACGACGGTCGACAGCGCCGAGAACGTGCTTTCCACGCGGCCCGGGTATTTCTTTTCCCAGTCGCGCAGCATCGCCTTGATCTGCTTGCGCTGCAGGTTTTCCTGCGAGCCGCACAAATCGCACGGGATGATCGGGAACCCCTTGACTTCGGCGTAACGCTCGGTATCGGCTTCCTTCACGTAGGCCAGCGGGCGGATCACCATGTGCTTGCCATCGTCCGAGACGAGCTTGGCCGGCATGCCCTTGATCTTCGCGCCGAAGAACATGTTCAGGAAAAAGGTCTCGAGGATGTCGTCGCGGTGGTGGCCGAGGGCGATCTTGTTGCAGCCGAGCTCATCGGCGACGCGGTACAGGATGCCGCGCCGCAGGCGCGAGCACAGCGAGCAGGTCGTTTTACCCTCCGGGATCAGGCGCTTGACGATGCTGTAGGTGTCCTGGTTCTCGATGTGGTACGGAACGCCGAGCTTGTCGAGGTAGGCCGGTAGCACGTCGGCCGGGAAATTCGGCTGTTTCTGGTCGAGGTTGACGGCGACGAGCTCGAACTTGATCGGCGCGCGCTCGCGCAGCGTCATCAGGATGTCGAGCAGGGCGTAGCTGTCCTTGCCGCCGGACAGGCAGACCATCACCTTGTCGCCATCCTCGATCATGTTGAAGTCGCCGATCGCCTGGCCGACCAGGCGGCACAAGCGCTTGTGCAGCTTGTTGTTTTCGTAAGTGACCTTGTCGGCGCTTTTATCGGCGCGCTTGTCGGCGGCGTCGACGGTCTCGTCGCCGGTTTTGTCGATTTCGCGCGCCATCGTCATGTCATTCATGTTGCATCAATCCTTGATCTGGAATACTTCGACACCGACGCCTTCGCAGTCGGGATACACGTCCGGTTTCATGCTCGACACCTGGGCCGCGCGCACGCGCGGGTGCGTCAGCATGGCTTTCACCACGTCGTCGCACAGCGTTTCCTGCAGGTGGATGTGGCCTTGCGCCAGGCGCTTGGCGATGGTTTCGCGCATGAAGTCATAGTCGACCACCTCGTGCAGCTGGTCGTCCTTCGGGGTCGACTCGGCCAGTGGGATGTACAGGTCGACGTTGATCAGGACGCGCTGCTCGCCCTTTTTTTCGAAGTCATGGACACCGATGTTGATCATGACTTCGTAATTGCGCAGGAACAGCCTGCGGCAATCGCGCAGTTGCGGGTGGGACAGG
This genomic stretch from Massilia sp. 9096 harbors:
- the ttcA gene encoding tRNA 2-thiocytidine(32) synthetase TtcA, whose translation is MNDMTMAREIDKTGDETVDAADKRADKSADKVTYENNKLHKRLCRLVGQAIGDFNMIEDGDKVMVCLSGGKDSYALLDILMTLRERAPIKFELVAVNLDQKQPNFPADVLPAYLDKLGVPYHIENQDTYSIVKRLIPEGKTTCSLCSRLRRGILYRVADELGCNKIALGHHRDDILETFFLNMFFGAKIKGMPAKLVSDDGKHMVIRPLAYVKEADTERYAEVKGFPIIPCDLCGSQENLQRKQIKAMLRDWEKKYPGRVESTFSALSTVVPSHLMDRDLFGFTELKTDGIENPNGDIAFDEEPCSTPASVPGMIPLQPL
- a CDS encoding bifunctional 2-polyprenyl-6-hydroxyphenol methylase/3-demethylubiquinol 3-O-methyltransferase UbiG; the protein is MSEHLTQYARMQKAYYDEAPLAVEDIVGNYEFHENFPYETHLLHRYGDIRKPVLPDAARARGFEIGCGEGRMVRRMARLLAQVDGADISEKMVRAARARTPGAEIFLSAGADCGAAASSSYDFAYCAISLQHICVHDTRARILDDIVRILKPGACATLQFFFSKYYPYCRTAAPPVNEAFLVDVHHLDRRHARWFENRWDAAATNSACDVAFGTQDIPEVLADFRRWFGHAEVWFHDLSIGRPESRGSGRPALLAPTHPNCHGWEDTWFTHMAFFHLREPRK
- a CDS encoding ABC transporter ATP-binding protein: MARLELTDVTVQYPVYDVRAKSLRSQLARISTGGRIERAAGVQIVTALRDVSFRLDDGDAVGLVGHNGAGKSTLLRTMAGVYRPAAGRVLREGRVATVFELGAGMDNELSGYENIQRMGLLLGLRQEEIRARMAEIEAFTQLGPFLRLPVRTYSTGMATRLMFAVATSTRPDILLVDEIFGAGDAEFQARAAQRMEALIATVRIFVFASHDMQALKRYCRRFLRLEHGQVREIDVSELEAMSSSTR
- a CDS encoding glycosyltransferase family 2 protein, whose protein sequence is MNAGALVSCCIVCYHNRPEQVERLLASVTTAPPDMRVYLVDNSRTDALRDLAARFRVHYRHQPDNPGYARAHNWALSLAAAAGHAYHLVLNPDVQIPLDAIGKLLAYMEQHPDVGMVAPRVLYPDGRLQPLCKLLPHPAELLVRRFCPLLHRSSGRLARYELHGTGYNRVMDVPALSGCFLLMRVDVVARAGLFDERFFLYFEDVDLSRRVGRIARTVFVPHVSIVHAYAKGSYHEWRLLWHHLVSAARYFNKWGWLRDAERDQVNARALRALGLARPRDASPAETDLQP
- a CDS encoding sugar MFS transporter: MQIGQPASAAQSGAANANTNVGSLRVFVFALFFIFGGITSLNDVIIPKLKDLFTLTYAQAMLVQSAFFAAYFIVSLPGATIVRRIGYMRTAVVGLLTMTVGCLLFIPASSSGKFVTFLLALFVLAAGITIVQVVANPLISMLGAPQTAHSRLTFAQAFNSLGTTVFPYIGSILILGSLAKVDQSTLGAEALATYRAAESQVVVHTYLGLAIALAVVALLVWFNRNKLVEQTSPEGSKSNPFSLLKRTRFAFGMLCIFLYVGAEVAVGSLIANYLMQHDVLGLGAEAAGKHVSLYWGGGMVGRFLGAYILRICSPGKVLASAGGIAALLLLISATSTGALSGWSLLAIGLVNSIMFPTIFSLASEGLGERAAEGSGLICMAIVGGAIVPLLTGFTADQTSLRLALIVPAVCYLLILTFGWYARRPLQNC
- a CDS encoding ABC transporter permease yields the protein MFMTARRTAAGPALADLHRAARLLHVIAFMAAGDLRARYRRSVLGPFWITLGTAAGTLGLGLVWSELLHMDRAVFVPSLTAGLIMWQLLSACILEATTTYWRQGAILRNLSVPLSMPPIQTLLKHLINLLHNLPVFVAVVLIFRLPVGWVTLLALPGLLLVALNLFWMALLFAMLGARYRDLEYVIGAAMPLLMFLSPVFYRPSYLPFNGRFVWLNPLSHLIEIVRYPLLGAAPPGFVVLAVCLMALAGWAFTLWLFNAKRDRIAYWL
- a CDS encoding dihydroneopterin aldolase, yielding MLSALSHPQLRDCRRLFLRNYEVMINIGVHDFEKKGEQRVLINVDLYIPLAESTPKDDQLHEVVDYDFMRETIAKRLAQGHIHLQETLCDDVVKAMLTHPRVRAAQVSSMKPDVYPDCEGVGVEVFQIKD
- a CDS encoding capsular biosynthesis protein; translated protein: MKRLIIDLDDTITLSAQDGYENALPNLALVARLREYQADGFEIVISTSRNVRTYDGNIGKINAYTLPVIVAWLEKHAVPFDEIHVGKPWCGREGFYVDDKSIRPSEFLRHSLSDIHALLALEKTGA
- a CDS encoding acyltransferase, which gives rise to MTGRPLVRAFEGARGLAALLVALFHFGLAEPPIVRVRAGYLFVDLFFVLSGFLICAAYAGKLDRPASLPSFLVRRIGRLLPLMLVATLAYLLLANVAMLAHQRLDGAAGAGWFTIRPPLSEWLATLTMTHSLGLFDHVIMNYATWSISTEFYAYIAFAALCLLLRGPARLAGFAVMAVLAYGVSIWASVHVRGCLAGGGCMDLTFDYGYWRCLAGFFLGATLSEVRIRGPARARSQGRRLALGQAASLAALLVMFLLVARVPAAALAAPLLFGLLLLSIRADAGPLARLFGAAPLQLLGRYSYSIYLMHPVILLGWNAGRRYAEGSLARLAFLAGYVALVLVVSRWTFRWVEDPMRRRFNRFAARRFGTRAAAEPSAAGAQ